The following proteins are co-located in the Rhodococcus opacus B4 genome:
- a CDS encoding PucR family transcriptional regulator: protein MVDRMALEGVTHSLRSRIGELTDLVRRRLRSDVPEFTADVDPALAVSETERIAAALRSIIDGLEGAAEPSSAPLDEATAEARAVAQAGIDLNLLIRTYRVAQAAMLDVLLSETTDLIDDPEIQLAIQQQISRFQFDWNDAVLEAVIRAYQDAQYSFFFHSRDRQLRTSLRELIAGRTDNPPPIDYPFAQNHLAAVVWGDRRDHLVDQVAEILGSAKRVHLAGTSGTVLVWYSLRNPDEDVHRLKAELDRHEGAFYAFGNPGRGIAGFRTSHQQAWRAYRVGRWSSTPVTWYADIALESLFMKDIQAARDFVTQQLGALDPADPRTDVLFETLRAYFAAGCNAVRAAGELAVHERTVSYRLRSVEDQLGISVLDKRDELVVALRLHAALRAITAANALTDLPRSP, encoded by the coding sequence GTGGTCGACAGGATGGCACTCGAGGGGGTAACCCACTCGCTGCGGAGCCGGATCGGGGAACTGACGGATCTGGTTCGCCGGCGCCTGCGATCCGATGTCCCGGAGTTCACCGCGGACGTCGACCCGGCGCTTGCGGTCAGCGAGACCGAGCGAATCGCGGCCGCACTACGATCGATCATCGACGGACTGGAGGGCGCGGCGGAGCCGAGTAGCGCTCCGTTGGACGAAGCGACTGCGGAGGCGCGGGCGGTCGCACAAGCCGGGATCGACCTGAACCTACTCATTCGGACATATCGGGTCGCACAAGCGGCGATGCTGGATGTCTTACTGTCCGAGACAACCGACCTCATCGACGATCCTGAGATTCAACTAGCGATTCAGCAACAGATCTCCCGCTTCCAGTTCGACTGGAACGACGCTGTCCTGGAAGCGGTGATCCGGGCATACCAAGACGCGCAGTACTCGTTCTTCTTCCACTCCCGGGACCGTCAGTTGCGGACGAGCCTGCGCGAACTGATCGCGGGACGAACAGATAATCCTCCGCCGATCGATTACCCCTTCGCGCAGAATCACCTCGCCGCGGTCGTGTGGGGAGACCGCCGTGACCACTTGGTCGATCAGGTTGCGGAGATACTCGGTTCTGCCAAGAGGGTGCATTTGGCGGGCACATCGGGCACCGTGCTGGTGTGGTATTCACTGCGCAACCCCGACGAGGACGTGCATCGCCTCAAAGCCGAACTCGATCGGCATGAAGGGGCGTTCTACGCCTTCGGCAACCCCGGGCGTGGGATCGCTGGATTCCGTACCAGTCACCAGCAGGCCTGGCGCGCCTACCGGGTCGGCCGCTGGTCGAGCACCCCGGTGACCTGGTACGCCGATATCGCCTTGGAGTCGTTGTTCATGAAAGACATCCAGGCGGCCCGCGATTTCGTCACCCAGCAGCTCGGAGCGCTCGATCCCGCCGACCCTCGCACGGATGTGCTGTTCGAGACGCTTCGCGCCTACTTCGCGGCAGGGTGCAATGCGGTGCGCGCAGCGGGCGAACTGGCCGTCCACGAACGCACCGTGTCCTACCGTCTGCGTTCGGTCGAGGACCAACTGGGAATCAGTGTTCTGGACAAACGTGACGAACTGGTGGTTGCACTGCGCTTGCACGCTGCCCTCCGCGCCATCACCGCTGCGAACGCGCTCACCGACCTCCCCCGCAGTCCCTGA
- a CDS encoding FAD binding domain-containing protein gives MKPPPFDYEVAESIDDALTRLRDGGDDAKLIAGGQSLMPLMNYRLARPTLLIDINRIPRLADITVGTDRITFGALVRHHKLETSPTVAEQLPLLREAAGWIAHPQIRTRGTMGGSLAHSDASAELPVALMALDAEVLVRSLRGERTLTIPDLVVGHFVSSLAPDEMITEIHVPRLPAGTGMAFAEFARRHGDYAIGGAAAVLTLDEGGVCRRARITVLGGGATALRCHEAEALVTGEVVEDPIIAETALAAITGLTPMPNLHGDSNYRRQVIATMVSRTVTEAARRARSNS, from the coding sequence ATGAAGCCGCCTCCATTCGACTACGAAGTAGCCGAGAGCATCGACGATGCCTTGACCCGGCTCCGTGACGGCGGTGACGACGCCAAGCTGATCGCCGGTGGGCAAAGCCTCATGCCGCTGATGAACTATCGGCTCGCCCGCCCGACCCTCCTGATCGACATCAACCGCATCCCCCGGTTGGCCGACATCACCGTTGGGACCGACCGGATCACGTTCGGGGCGCTGGTGCGCCACCACAAGCTCGAAACCTCCCCTACCGTCGCCGAGCAGTTGCCCCTCCTGCGCGAGGCCGCCGGCTGGATCGCACACCCACAGATCCGTACCCGCGGGACGATGGGCGGATCACTCGCTCATTCCGACGCCTCGGCGGAACTCCCTGTTGCGCTGATGGCCCTCGACGCCGAGGTACTCGTGCGATCGCTTCGGGGCGAGCGCACCCTGACGATCCCGGATCTCGTCGTCGGACATTTCGTCAGCTCACTCGCACCCGACGAGATGATCACCGAGATTCACGTGCCGCGACTGCCTGCGGGCACGGGCATGGCGTTCGCGGAATTCGCGCGCCGCCACGGCGATTACGCCATCGGCGGCGCGGCCGCGGTCCTCACCCTCGACGAAGGTGGCGTGTGCAGGCGCGCTCGGATCACCGTCCTCGGTGGCGGCGCCACCGCTCTCCGGTGCCACGAGGCAGAGGCTCTCGTCACCGGCGAAGTAGTCGAAGACCCGATCATCGCCGAAACGGCGCTTGCGGCAATCACGGGGTTGACCCCGATGCCCAACCTGCACGGCGACTCGAACTATCGCCGACAAGTCATCGCCACCATGGTTTCGCGTACGGTCACCGAGGCCGCGCGACGCGCAAGGAGTAACTCGTGA
- a CDS encoding (2Fe-2S)-binding protein gives MSTHRVTVEVNGETHTREVDARLLLSDFLRHHLGLRGTRVGCEHGVCGSCTVLLSGEPVRACLTLAVQTDGEVVDTVEGLGENTEHMHPLQESFSACHGLQCGFCTSGFLMSLKPLYDSGIEMNATEIREAISGNICRCTGYQQIVEAVDRALHTRDSTDTETSESNDG, from the coding sequence GTGAGCACACACCGCGTCACTGTCGAAGTCAATGGTGAGACACACACCCGCGAAGTCGATGCGCGACTTCTGTTGTCCGATTTCCTGCGTCACCACCTCGGGCTCCGTGGCACGCGCGTGGGGTGTGAGCACGGCGTCTGCGGTTCGTGTACGGTACTGCTTTCCGGTGAGCCTGTTCGTGCCTGCCTGACTCTCGCGGTGCAGACCGACGGCGAGGTCGTCGACACGGTCGAGGGGCTGGGCGAGAACACCGAACACATGCATCCCCTGCAGGAGTCGTTTTCGGCGTGCCACGGACTGCAGTGCGGGTTCTGCACCTCGGGGTTCCTGATGTCACTCAAACCGCTCTACGACAGCGGAATCGAGATGAACGCGACGGAGATCCGCGAGGCGATCTCCGGCAACATCTGCCGGTGCACGGGCTACCAGCAGATCGTCGAAGCCGTCGACCGCGCCTTGCACACTCGAGACTCGACCGACACCGAGACATCCGAGTCCAACGACGGGTAG
- a CDS encoding flavin monoamine oxidase family protein, which translates to MTRDVIVVGAGLSGLRAARDLRAAGRSVLVIEGGSRLGGRLYRRPSVVDPAVDVEVGGAYFAPHHHKRMTEEIARHGLSTRPAALSDRRRGLSVPEHEKTATRAALHTVLRDAHRITVGVGLEYQGLDDLDIPAQDYLDALKLMPTTKQWVKAWCSTIVGSELSTVSALGLLMPIAAHQHRVSGAALSHSAEIATGTSSLVRALAGDVDEIRFNGVITALHQRHDGVEVCVGDGEVMTARHVVLATPLNSWRGIDFDPVLPARRAQVVMDSRGCRCVQLHIHARNVPVGLFRFGDGAIPVLFDTGADSGGGRILTGYTDGTAIDPKDPEHVHAAVRSYLPDAEIMGVDYHDWSADPLHRGAGIHARVGRPTIMHERLGADHGRIHFAGSDVALNYPGYMEGALEAAERAVEAVLASDR; encoded by the coding sequence ATGACACGCGACGTCATCGTCGTAGGGGCGGGACTTTCCGGGCTCCGTGCGGCTCGTGATCTTCGAGCCGCCGGGAGATCGGTCTTGGTGATCGAAGGTGGCAGCCGTCTGGGCGGCCGGCTGTATCGGCGGCCGTCGGTGGTCGATCCGGCGGTAGATGTCGAAGTCGGGGGTGCATACTTTGCACCACACCACCACAAACGAATGACCGAGGAAATCGCTCGGCACGGCCTGTCGACTCGACCGGCAGCGCTGAGCGATCGGCGCCGAGGGCTGTCGGTTCCCGAGCACGAGAAGACCGCAACGAGAGCCGCTCTGCACACCGTGCTCCGGGACGCGCACCGCATCACCGTCGGGGTGGGACTGGAGTATCAAGGGCTCGACGATCTCGACATCCCGGCCCAGGACTATCTCGACGCCCTGAAGCTCATGCCGACAACGAAACAGTGGGTGAAGGCGTGGTGCAGCACGATCGTCGGCAGTGAACTGAGCACCGTGTCGGCGTTGGGACTCCTCATGCCGATCGCGGCGCACCAGCACCGTGTGTCCGGAGCAGCGCTGTCGCACAGTGCGGAGATCGCGACCGGCACGTCGTCCCTCGTGCGCGCCCTGGCCGGTGACGTGGACGAGATCCGGTTCAATGGCGTGATCACAGCCCTGCACCAACGCCACGACGGCGTCGAAGTGTGTGTGGGCGACGGCGAGGTGATGACCGCCCGGCACGTCGTGTTGGCGACGCCGTTGAACAGTTGGCGCGGTATCGACTTCGACCCTGTGCTTCCTGCGCGTCGCGCGCAAGTGGTGATGGACAGTCGGGGGTGCCGGTGCGTACAACTTCACATCCATGCCCGAAATGTTCCGGTCGGTCTGTTCCGTTTCGGTGACGGTGCTATTCCTGTCCTTTTCGATACCGGTGCGGACTCCGGAGGCGGACGAATCCTCACCGGATACACCGATGGCACGGCCATCGACCCGAAGGATCCGGAGCACGTGCACGCCGCAGTGCGGTCCTATCTGCCGGACGCGGAGATCATGGGCGTGGACTATCACGACTGGTCGGCCGATCCGTTGCACCGCGGCGCGGGTATTCATGCTCGGGTCGGCCGGCCGACCATCATGCACGAGCGCCTCGGTGCTGATCACGGCCGCATCCATTTCGCAGGATCTGATGTTGCCCTGAACTATCCGGGCTATATGGAAGGCGCGCTGGAAGCAGCCGAGCGCGCCGTGGAGGCCGTTCTCGCGTCCGACCGATGA
- a CDS encoding APC family permease: MENPETQIKSRAEDLPASISSGTPDGDLDRGHLSGLRAGGLAIATFGPGVGIVTVPAFTWMVAGSGSWLSVLLAVLGTSLVGISIVLFARRSVGTGSLYSYIGESFTPWARIVTASGVVVGYVFAVAGLLAGTGTYLVSFLVSEGVVGDAGDGVYIATYVVSAAIAAVFAIRGLDASVRVSVSLALVSVPVAVVVLVGAIRNNGIDLTSQLSLSGSSFGGVTQGVATAAAFLVMFESSAALAAETRSPRKTIPRVVMAVPIGLGTIFALATVVQYAALNALPADALVNASPPAALARAAGFDFLAEVADPVVALGLFVAIVGFFNYAPRVAMTIANEGLLPRGLAAVHPRFRTPARAIGALAVVSAALPSAFLAASDESALTVNVVVTTMVTYFWVVPYLLISLAGARLVIRERRLRWLLLPAIALGAVIIVWILVAGIANTRPDILGMSVWIAVGIYIAVAVGFYIASRRNPLFSNGESAGLHETHDA; the protein is encoded by the coding sequence ATGGAAAACCCTGAAACTCAGATCAAGTCGCGCGCCGAAGACCTGCCGGCATCTATTTCCTCCGGCACACCGGACGGCGACCTCGATCGAGGGCATCTGTCCGGACTGCGGGCCGGCGGATTGGCCATCGCAACATTCGGACCCGGAGTCGGGATCGTCACCGTCCCTGCGTTCACCTGGATGGTGGCCGGATCCGGCTCGTGGCTCTCGGTCCTGCTCGCCGTCCTGGGCACCAGCCTCGTCGGAATCTCGATTGTGCTGTTCGCCCGCCGCTCCGTGGGCACCGGGTCGCTGTATTCGTACATAGGCGAGAGCTTCACACCCTGGGCAAGAATCGTGACGGCGTCGGGAGTGGTTGTCGGATACGTCTTCGCGGTCGCGGGCCTTCTCGCGGGGACCGGAACCTATCTGGTCAGCTTCCTCGTGTCGGAAGGAGTTGTCGGCGACGCCGGCGACGGCGTGTACATCGCCACATACGTCGTCAGCGCAGCCATCGCAGCGGTGTTCGCCATCCGGGGACTGGATGCGTCGGTTCGCGTGAGCGTCAGTCTCGCACTGGTCTCGGTTCCGGTCGCCGTCGTCGTGCTGGTAGGGGCGATCCGGAACAATGGAATCGACCTCACGTCGCAGCTTTCCCTCAGCGGCTCCAGCTTCGGAGGAGTCACACAGGGTGTCGCGACTGCGGCGGCCTTTCTCGTCATGTTCGAGAGCAGCGCCGCGCTCGCCGCCGAGACACGCTCACCGCGAAAGACCATTCCGCGGGTGGTCATGGCAGTACCGATCGGTCTCGGCACGATCTTTGCGCTGGCCACCGTCGTTCAGTATGCGGCACTGAACGCCCTGCCCGCAGATGCGCTCGTGAATGCCTCTCCTCCCGCCGCACTCGCACGGGCGGCGGGGTTCGACTTTCTCGCGGAAGTCGCCGACCCCGTTGTCGCTCTAGGCCTCTTCGTTGCAATCGTGGGCTTCTTCAACTACGCACCACGCGTGGCAATGACCATAGCCAACGAGGGGCTTCTGCCTCGCGGTCTTGCCGCCGTCCATCCACGATTTCGGACTCCTGCGCGCGCGATCGGCGCCTTGGCCGTGGTTTCGGCCGCGCTTCCGTCGGCCTTCCTCGCCGCGAGTGACGAATCGGCATTGACGGTGAATGTGGTCGTCACAACGATGGTCACCTACTTCTGGGTGGTGCCGTATCTCCTGATCAGCCTGGCCGGCGCCCGGCTCGTCATACGTGAGCGACGCCTTCGTTGGCTGCTGCTGCCTGCGATCGCGCTCGGCGCGGTGATCATCGTGTGGATTCTGGTGGCGGGGATCGCCAACACGAGACCAGACATTCTGGGGATGTCGGTGTGGATTGCGGTCGGCATCTACATTGCCGTCGCCGTCGGGTTCTACATAGCTTCTCGTCGAAACCCGTTGTTCTCCAACGGTGAAAGCGCGGGCCTGCACGAGACACACGACGCGTAG
- a CDS encoding xanthine dehydrogenase family protein molybdopterin-binding subunit, with the protein MKFQHHESPPITRKLIGQRVLRSEDVRLVTGRGHYLADISLPGQLHAAFVRSPAAHARIAAIDLSEAVAVPGVHLVWTGHDVEEFCSGIEAQFTAEGCELITMPLMARDVVRYVGEPIAVVIADSRAIAEDACDLVSIDFDDLEVVLDPRVSIEGGPVANGERPDNVGLRGRASFGDVDAAFDTAEHVVSALFHPGRVSASPMETRGCLASFDWSTQKVKLWTSTQMPHYVKLCLGLYLGFSEARCEVLSPDTGGGFGQKAHIYPEELIMPLVSRELGTPVKWVEDRRENLLAGAHAHEQYVTISYALDANGRISAVRTHALVDGGAYHAPPQTMAVEAWCTAAVTPTGVYDIPAAEYVYEGAVTNKCPVGAYRGVGYMAGTLARECLIDEAARTLGLSPFEIRRRNVVRDFPWVNPQGIAYEEGSWARCIDKLEEMVDYPAFLERQAKARDRGVYLGLGISVFVESSGESTGMIQAHGMNETYHDTATVKMDPTGSVLVTTGINSQGQGQETTIAQIASDVLGVPFEAITVDAGTSTKGAYGSGTVGSRGAVIAGGCVNRAAAEVREQLIAVAAQMLGVAKEDIELSDGQVTSKSDPEAKMEIADVAMAAHYDSNAWPDGFDTRLEATRAWDTSRPMFSNGGHAMIVELDPETGIVDVERVYSVEDCGVMINPMIVEGQIRGGVVQGIGLSLLEQLVYDNAGNLTTTSFLDYQVPTMDVSPPFEIQHLETPSAISAAGIKGMGESGLIAAPAAVLNAVNDALAAFGATLHDLPATPERVFNAIQGISTPEKPQPWQQLWDRAGVAAADPGDATVV; encoded by the coding sequence ATGAAGTTCCAGCACCACGAGTCGCCGCCGATCACCCGGAAACTGATCGGGCAGCGAGTACTGCGCAGTGAGGACGTTCGGCTCGTGACCGGCCGGGGCCACTATCTGGCCGACATCTCGCTTCCCGGCCAACTCCACGCCGCATTTGTCCGGTCCCCGGCAGCGCACGCGCGTATCGCCGCTATCGATCTGAGCGAAGCGGTGGCGGTGCCGGGTGTGCATCTGGTGTGGACCGGCCACGACGTCGAGGAATTCTGTTCCGGTATCGAGGCTCAGTTCACAGCCGAGGGCTGTGAACTGATCACGATGCCCCTGATGGCGCGCGATGTGGTCCGCTACGTCGGCGAGCCGATCGCCGTCGTGATCGCAGACTCGCGGGCGATAGCAGAAGATGCCTGTGATCTGGTATCCATCGACTTCGACGATCTCGAGGTCGTTCTGGACCCTCGCGTGTCCATCGAGGGCGGACCCGTCGCGAACGGGGAGCGCCCGGACAACGTCGGCCTCCGCGGGAGAGCAAGCTTCGGTGACGTCGACGCGGCGTTCGACACTGCGGAGCACGTCGTATCGGCGCTGTTCCACCCGGGCCGGGTCTCGGCGTCGCCCATGGAGACGCGCGGCTGTCTGGCCTCCTTCGACTGGTCGACGCAGAAGGTGAAGCTGTGGACCTCGACCCAGATGCCGCACTACGTGAAGCTGTGCCTCGGGCTCTATCTCGGTTTCTCGGAGGCCCGGTGCGAGGTTCTCTCACCCGACACGGGCGGCGGGTTCGGGCAGAAAGCGCATATCTACCCTGAAGAACTCATCATGCCCCTCGTGTCCCGAGAACTCGGTACTCCGGTCAAGTGGGTCGAGGATCGCCGCGAGAACCTGCTCGCGGGTGCACACGCCCACGAGCAGTACGTCACCATCTCCTATGCCCTCGATGCCAACGGTCGCATCTCTGCCGTGCGAACCCACGCGCTGGTCGACGGCGGGGCCTACCATGCACCGCCACAGACGATGGCGGTCGAGGCCTGGTGCACGGCAGCCGTGACACCGACAGGCGTGTACGACATTCCCGCCGCCGAGTACGTCTACGAAGGGGCAGTGACGAACAAATGCCCGGTGGGGGCCTACCGCGGCGTCGGGTACATGGCGGGAACACTGGCGCGCGAATGCTTGATCGATGAGGCCGCACGCACACTGGGACTGTCCCCGTTCGAGATTCGTCGCCGCAACGTCGTTCGCGACTTCCCCTGGGTCAACCCGCAAGGTATCGCCTACGAGGAAGGGTCCTGGGCGCGCTGCATCGACAAGCTCGAGGAGATGGTGGACTACCCGGCTTTCCTCGAGCGGCAGGCGAAAGCGCGCGACAGGGGGGTGTACCTGGGTCTCGGAATCAGTGTGTTCGTCGAGAGCAGCGGTGAAAGCACCGGGATGATTCAGGCGCACGGCATGAACGAGACCTATCACGACACGGCGACCGTCAAGATGGATCCGACCGGCTCGGTCCTGGTGACGACGGGAATCAATTCTCAAGGGCAGGGACAGGAAACGACCATCGCGCAGATCGCATCAGATGTATTGGGTGTCCCGTTCGAGGCGATCACCGTAGATGCAGGCACCTCCACGAAAGGTGCTTACGGCAGTGGCACTGTCGGAAGCCGCGGCGCGGTCATCGCCGGCGGCTGCGTGAATCGGGCTGCCGCCGAGGTGCGAGAACAATTGATCGCTGTCGCAGCGCAGATGCTGGGCGTCGCCAAGGAAGATATCGAGTTGTCCGATGGTCAGGTCACGAGCAAGAGCGATCCAGAGGCCAAGATGGAGATCGCTGATGTGGCGATGGCTGCGCACTACGACTCCAACGCGTGGCCGGACGGGTTCGACACTCGCCTCGAAGCGACCCGGGCATGGGACACGTCTCGCCCCATGTTCTCCAACGGCGGTCACGCGATGATCGTCGAACTCGACCCCGAAACCGGCATCGTCGATGTCGAACGCGTGTACTCCGTCGAAGATTGCGGAGTCATGATCAACCCCATGATCGTCGAGGGGCAGATCCGTGGCGGCGTAGTCCAGGGCATCGGCCTGAGTCTTCTGGAACAGCTGGTGTACGACAACGCCGGTAACCTCACCACGACATCGTTCCTCGACTATCAGGTACCGACGATGGATGTCTCACCACCCTTTGAAATCCAGCACCTCGAAACTCCGTCCGCGATCTCGGCCGCGGGTATCAAGGGAATGGGAGAGTCGGGGTTGATCGCTGCCCCTGCCGCCGTACTCAACGCGGTGAACGACGCTCTGGCCGCGTTCGGTGCCACACTTCACGACCTCCCGGCGACTCCGGAGCGGGTCTTCAACGCAATCCAGGGCATCTCCACACCCGAGAAACCCCAACCGTGGCAGCAACTGTGGGATCGGGCAGGCGTCGCCGCCGCGGACCCTGGTGACGCCACCGTCGTGTAA
- a CDS encoding (2Fe-2S)-binding protein: MTSNRQPSDVVTVSMTVNGRSTEGQAKARETLADYLRDELGLTGTKLGCEHGVCGACTILVDDKPARACLMLAGQGDGREVRTVEGLAVGTRLNELQQSFRKHHGLQCGFCTAGFLMSATALLAANPNPSEHEVVDALSGNICRCTGYQTIVQAVLEVAGNTPKEES; the protein is encoded by the coding sequence ATGACATCGAACCGACAACCGAGTGACGTCGTCACCGTCTCCATGACGGTCAACGGCCGATCGACCGAGGGGCAGGCGAAGGCCCGTGAGACACTCGCGGACTATCTTCGTGACGAACTCGGTTTGACGGGAACGAAACTCGGCTGCGAGCACGGGGTGTGTGGCGCGTGCACGATCTTGGTGGACGACAAACCTGCGCGGGCCTGTTTGATGCTCGCAGGGCAAGGCGACGGACGCGAGGTGCGAACCGTCGAGGGACTCGCCGTCGGCACCCGCCTGAACGAGCTGCAACAGTCGTTCCGCAAACACCACGGGCTTCAGTGTGGTTTCTGTACCGCGGGCTTCCTGATGTCGGCGACCGCCCTGCTGGCGGCGAATCCGAATCCGTCCGAGCACGAGGTCGTCGATGCTCTGTCGGGAAACATCTGCCGCTGCACCGGCTATCAGACGATCGTGCAAGCCGTTCTCGAAGTCGCCGGCAACACGCCCAAGGAAGAGTCATGA
- a CDS encoding FAD binding domain-containing protein, with product MSAVKLPPLQYVAPRSLAQACDLLAADEDAKVLAGGQSLMPLLAIRLSSPSTLIDLAHVPDLVGVDEAGSYVHIRAMTTHQQVIASPIVREYLPFMAEAGAHIAHAQIRSRGTLGGSIAHGDGAAEWPLTVLTLDAMVEVEGVRGRRTIESDDLFVGPYMTSIAPDEIVTDVWIPKKTEGWSFQEIARRAGDYGLALVGVSTETGPDGTCTSARITVGAAAGTVQRVPAAEDSVVGNVLDERTARRAGEAARESLSFISDIHGSSNYRGHLVQTLLTRALIEAGARR from the coding sequence ATGAGCGCAGTGAAGCTTCCCCCGTTACAGTATGTGGCCCCGCGTTCCCTTGCGCAGGCATGTGATCTGCTGGCCGCCGACGAGGATGCGAAGGTCTTGGCAGGGGGACAGAGTTTGATGCCGCTGCTGGCGATCAGGCTTTCCTCGCCGTCGACCCTGATCGATCTAGCGCACGTACCGGACCTGGTGGGCGTGGACGAGGCCGGCTCGTACGTTCACATCCGGGCGATGACCACTCATCAACAGGTCATCGCTTCACCGATCGTCCGTGAGTACCTGCCGTTCATGGCTGAGGCGGGTGCGCACATCGCGCACGCGCAGATACGGTCGCGAGGAACATTGGGCGGATCGATCGCCCACGGCGATGGGGCTGCGGAGTGGCCCTTGACGGTGCTCACGCTCGACGCGATGGTCGAGGTCGAGGGTGTCCGTGGTCGGCGCACCATCGAGTCCGACGACCTCTTCGTCGGCCCGTACATGACGTCGATCGCACCCGACGAGATCGTCACCGACGTCTGGATCCCGAAGAAGACCGAGGGCTGGAGTTTCCAGGAGATCGCGCGCCGAGCCGGCGACTACGGTTTGGCGCTGGTGGGTGTGTCGACGGAAACCGGTCCCGACGGAACGTGCACCTCGGCCCGCATCACGGTGGGTGCGGCAGCCGGAACAGTGCAGCGCGTGCCGGCCGCCGAAGACTCGGTGGTCGGGAATGTCCTGGACGAGCGCACCGCGCGCCGTGCGGGAGAAGCGGCGCGGGAGTCGTTGAGTTTCATCTCCGACATCCACGGCTCGAGCAACTACCGGGGACACCTGGTTCAAACACTTCTCACACGCGCACTCATCGAGGCAGGAGCTCGCCGATGA